One part of the Desulfofundulus luciae genome encodes these proteins:
- a CDS encoding transposase yields MKTLAVLVYGLLRLPRLGVASLGRALPGPAAEKHRIKRVDRFLGNRRLQVDKCVRPLAGAIVGAKERVFVAIDWTDLHDGAHQALVAGVVTRGRALPVWWQVVAKEQLTANQNRIEDRFVAKLRQVLPAHCEVIILADRGFARVSFLQRLEALGFKYVIRAQGNVWVEGEKLHWGTE; encoded by the coding sequence GTGAAAACTCTGGCGGTGCTGGTGTATGGACTTTTACGCTTGCCCCGGCTAGGGGTAGCATCTTTAGGACGGGCCTTACCCGGGCCGGCGGCGGAGAAGCACCGCATCAAGAGAGTAGACCGTTTTTTGGGCAACCGTCGGCTGCAGGTGGATAAATGCGTGCGCCCGCTGGCCGGAGCCATAGTGGGGGCAAAGGAACGGGTGTTCGTAGCCATTGACTGGACGGACCTTCATGATGGTGCCCATCAGGCACTGGTAGCCGGAGTGGTTACCCGAGGCCGGGCACTGCCGGTATGGTGGCAAGTGGTTGCCAAGGAACAACTTACGGCCAACCAGAACCGCATCGAGGATCGTTTTGTAGCCAAATTACGGCAGGTCCTACCTGCGCACTGCGAAGTGATAATTTTGGCGGACCGCGGCTTTGCCCGGGTGAGTTTTTTGCAGAGATTAGAGGCTTTAGGGTTCAAGTATGTAATTCGGGCGCAGGGAAATGTTTGGGTGGAAGGGGAAAAGCTACACTGGGGTACTGAGTAA
- a CDS encoding transposase, with product MPGTQKDLGLVYYQKQVRWPVRLVVRFKPGQKEPWLLVTNVVEARAERIADWYARRMEIEEFFRDLKNERAGFRLRGLVLRAAMRYNRLFLLIAYAYYLLTVLGDWAEKRHLHRRLMANTERKRTLGLWRVGYYIFRSWSNGRRGRCPWVFNAWPEIAYSGM from the coding sequence TTGCCGGGAACGCAAAAGGATTTGGGCCTGGTTTACTACCAGAAGCAGGTACGCTGGCCAGTACGGCTGGTGGTGCGTTTTAAGCCGGGGCAGAAAGAGCCCTGGTTGCTGGTCACCAACGTTGTCGAAGCGCGTGCCGAACGCATTGCCGACTGGTATGCACGGCGTATGGAGATCGAGGAATTTTTCCGGGACTTAAAGAACGAGCGGGCTGGTTTTCGGTTACGGGGGCTGGTTTTGAGGGCGGCGATGCGTTATAACCGTCTTTTTCTTCTGATAGCGTACGCTTACTACTTGCTAACTGTGTTGGGTGATTGGGCCGAAAAAAGACATCTGCACCGGCGGCTGATGGCTAACACAGAGCGAAAGCGGACTCTGGGACTTTGGCGTGTGGGGTACTATATTTTTCGTTCCTGGTCGAACGGACGAAGGGGCCGATGCCCCTGGGTATTCAATGCCTGGCCCGAGATAGCTTACAGCGGAATGTAG